One genomic window of Vibrio parahaemolyticus includes the following:
- a CDS encoding GNAT family N-acetyltransferase, protein MLSIRSYRADDAPTLWTLFYHTVREVNCRDYQTDQVKAWAPDDFEPKTWQARMDTITPFIAEIEGEIVGYADLQPDGFIDHFFCHHQHQRTGVGRALMAHIFSQAESLALPYLYSEVSITARPFFERMGFKVIKHQEVEVRGQHLTNYVMKKYLSRN, encoded by the coding sequence ATGCTTTCAATACGCAGCTATCGCGCTGATGATGCGCCAACACTATGGACGCTCTTCTACCATACGGTTCGAGAAGTAAACTGCCGCGATTACCAAACAGATCAAGTGAAAGCTTGGGCTCCCGATGATTTTGAACCAAAAACTTGGCAAGCGAGGATGGACACCATCACCCCATTTATTGCCGAAATTGAAGGTGAGATAGTCGGTTATGCGGACTTACAGCCAGATGGTTTCATTGACCATTTCTTTTGCCATCATCAGCATCAAAGGACAGGTGTTGGCCGCGCATTGATGGCTCATATTTTCTCTCAAGCGGAGTCATTAGCGTTACCGTATTTGTACTCAGAGGTCAGTATCACTGCTCGTCCGTTCTTTGAACGGATGGGGTTTAAAGTGATTAAACATCAAGAAGTTGAAGTGAGAGGGCAACACTTAACTAATTATGTGATGAAGAAGTATCTATCGCGTAATTAG
- a CDS encoding SLC13 family permease produces the protein MRPYLKYIIPTVIPLLIWLMPLSAFPFDGITIVQQRVIAIFLLAALCWVFEPIPIYATSVVIIVLELLLISNKGIVLFRTQEGQPHFGELLQYHEIMATFASPIIMLFLGGFFLAMAATKYRLDVNLARVLLKPFGQNPKFVMLGLMLITAIFSMFMSNTATTAMMLSILTPVIAVFGPKDPGRIAFALCIPVAANIGGIGTPIGTPPNAIALKYLVGDNLITFGEWMVFGVPFVVIMMALAWLLIGYLYKAEQTKIDLNIKSKFLKTPKAMIVYVTFAGTIILWLMGSAHGMNSYTVALIPVAVFSLTGIINKEDLKKISWDVLWLVSGGIALGLALDKTGLAKLVVHSIPFDEFSPYVVLFGAAFLCLLMANFMSHTATANLLMPIMAALGTSMASLTPLGGEVTLILVVTFAASLGMSLPISTPPNALAHATGHVESSQMARVGAVLGIVGVLLSFVMVWILHTVGHIG, from the coding sequence ATGCGCCCATATCTCAAATACATCATCCCAACGGTGATTCCGTTACTTATTTGGCTGATGCCTTTGTCAGCGTTTCCTTTTGACGGCATCACCATCGTCCAACAGCGAGTTATCGCGATCTTTTTGCTGGCTGCGCTCTGTTGGGTGTTCGAGCCTATTCCAATTTATGCCACGTCGGTGGTGATCATCGTGCTTGAGTTATTGCTCATTTCGAACAAAGGCATTGTCTTGTTTCGAACACAAGAAGGGCAGCCTCATTTTGGCGAACTACTGCAATACCACGAAATCATGGCTACCTTTGCCAGCCCAATCATCATGCTGTTTTTAGGTGGCTTTTTCTTAGCAATGGCCGCAACCAAATATCGTTTGGATGTGAACCTCGCTAGGGTGTTGCTCAAGCCGTTTGGGCAAAACCCTAAGTTTGTCATGTTAGGCCTGATGCTGATCACCGCTATATTCTCGATGTTTATGTCGAATACCGCGACCACCGCGATGATGTTGTCGATCTTAACGCCAGTTATCGCCGTGTTTGGGCCTAAAGACCCGGGGCGAATTGCATTCGCGCTTTGTATTCCTGTTGCTGCGAACATCGGTGGTATTGGGACGCCAATCGGTACGCCACCAAACGCGATTGCTTTGAAATACCTCGTGGGTGATAACTTGATTACCTTTGGGGAGTGGATGGTATTCGGCGTACCATTTGTGGTGATTATGATGGCCCTTGCTTGGCTTCTGATAGGCTATTTATACAAAGCCGAGCAGACTAAGATTGATCTGAACATCAAAAGTAAGTTCCTAAAAACACCAAAAGCGATGATTGTTTACGTCACATTCGCTGGCACCATCATTCTTTGGTTGATGGGCTCTGCGCATGGCATGAACTCATACACCGTCGCTTTAATTCCGGTTGCCGTATTCTCGCTGACAGGGATCATCAACAAAGAAGACCTCAAAAAGATCTCTTGGGATGTGCTTTGGTTAGTCTCGGGTGGTATTGCTTTAGGTTTAGCGCTCGACAAAACAGGGCTTGCGAAGCTGGTGGTGCACAGTATTCCGTTTGATGAATTCTCGCCTTATGTGGTGCTATTCGGCGCGGCATTCCTCTGCTTACTAATGGCAAACTTTATGTCACACACGGCCACAGCCAACTTGCTGATGCCAATAATGGCTGCACTTGGTACGTCCATGGCTTCTTTGACGCCATTAGGTGGTGAAGTCACGCTTATTCTTGTTGTGACCTTCGCGGCTTCGCTTGGTATGTCACTGCCTATCAGTACACCGCCTAACGCGCTCGCGCATGCCACTGGCCATGTAGAAAGTAGCCAAATGGCGAGAGTGGGTGCGGTACTTGGTATTGTTGGTGTGCTGCTAAGCTTTGTGATGGTGTGGATTCTTCATACGGTTGGGCATATTGGGTAA
- a CDS encoding sensor histidine kinase produces the protein MYETKLDALVERYFNHIERRLTVLAGSVLIEQQGYNDRLYYVLSGELAGFYADEDRKPIQVFSASQGAFIGVHSFFSGTWTASSTVIAQTDVELAWIERDTPAVEEETYGPLTTQFMPVMVNELSRRQRRAMQEAIAKEKALQKLHTAEQMTTLGQLAAGIAHELNNAIGVVSSKSERLESVIMTLLEEVHPEASQFFDFGLMQGQKVSSSEARKRGRHFEKYYGLPKELARDLARAVPSNYLSEHWLKRPEEAIRYWQVGRDLHDLRIASKHTVGIVRSVKQLGRTDIDLDEAININDSINRALALLQSDLRRVSVRFSPAELPVFIGSQTELVQIWVNILKNACDAMINIESPTIEIHTRVSKGKILVTIANNGPEIDEATRRKIFRPNFTTKKGGLSFGLGLGLSIVKRIIAGYNGSIVVKSDSEKTIFRIKLPVEGEHGEA, from the coding sequence ATGTACGAAACCAAGTTAGATGCGTTAGTAGAACGCTACTTTAATCATATCGAACGTCGGCTGACTGTGTTGGCCGGCTCCGTATTGATCGAACAGCAAGGCTACAACGACCGTCTATATTATGTGCTCTCTGGCGAGCTTGCTGGCTTCTATGCGGACGAAGACAGAAAGCCCATTCAGGTATTTTCTGCTTCTCAAGGGGCATTTATTGGAGTGCACAGTTTTTTTTCAGGAACATGGACTGCCTCATCTACGGTGATTGCACAAACCGATGTAGAACTTGCGTGGATAGAACGCGATACGCCAGCCGTTGAAGAAGAAACTTACGGGCCATTAACCACACAGTTTATGCCCGTTATGGTGAATGAGTTGTCTCGCCGTCAGCGCCGCGCGATGCAAGAAGCGATAGCCAAAGAGAAGGCGCTGCAAAAGCTCCACACCGCAGAGCAAATGACAACACTCGGTCAGTTAGCTGCAGGTATCGCACACGAACTTAACAATGCGATTGGTGTGGTCAGCAGTAAGTCGGAGCGTTTAGAGTCCGTCATTATGACGCTGCTTGAAGAAGTGCATCCAGAGGCGAGTCAGTTCTTTGATTTTGGTTTGATGCAAGGGCAAAAAGTATCGTCTAGTGAAGCGAGAAAGCGCGGTCGTCATTTCGAAAAATATTATGGGTTGCCTAAAGAGTTGGCGCGTGATTTAGCGCGAGCCGTGCCGAGTAACTACCTCTCGGAGCATTGGTTAAAAAGGCCAGAAGAGGCGATTCGTTACTGGCAAGTTGGGCGAGACCTGCACGACTTGCGTATCGCGTCTAAGCATACGGTTGGCATTGTTCGTTCCGTTAAGCAATTGGGCAGAACGGATATCGACCTTGATGAGGCCATCAACATTAACGATTCAATAAATCGGGCATTGGCGTTGCTGCAGAGTGATTTGAGGCGCGTTAGTGTGCGTTTCAGCCCTGCAGAACTGCCGGTTTTTATTGGATCGCAAACTGAGCTTGTTCAAATTTGGGTGAATATTTTAAAAAATGCGTGCGATGCGATGATTAACATTGAGTCGCCGACCATTGAAATTCATACACGCGTGAGCAAAGGAAAGATTTTAGTCACGATCGCCAACAACGGCCCTGAAATTGATGAGGCCACGCGCCGAAAAATATTTAGGCCTAACTTTACAACGAAGAAGGGCGGATTGTCTTTTGGGTTGGGGCTTGGGCTCTCGATCGTTAAACGAATTATTGCAGGTTACAACGGTTCCATTGTCGTAAAAAGTGACAGTGAAAAGACCATTTTTAGAATCAAATTACCGGTAGAGGGTGAACATGGAGAAGCTTAA
- a CDS encoding response regulator translates to MEKLNLICVDDQREVLSAVLQDLEPLNKWLNIEDCESADEVLELMDELDADGEMIALIISDHVMPGKTGVELLTEISKDSRFVRTRKVLLTGQATHTDTINAINSAGIDRYFEKPWQANQLIECVRNLVTQYIFDMGLDYTQYHEHLDQNVVFDRLR, encoded by the coding sequence ATGGAGAAGCTTAATTTAATTTGCGTTGATGACCAACGAGAGGTGTTAAGCGCGGTTCTACAAGATCTAGAACCGTTGAATAAATGGCTGAATATTGAGGATTGTGAGTCTGCTGATGAAGTGCTTGAGCTGATGGATGAACTTGATGCTGATGGTGAAATGATCGCGTTAATTATTTCGGATCACGTGATGCCAGGTAAAACGGGTGTTGAGCTGCTGACGGAAATTTCCAAAGACAGCCGCTTTGTTCGCACTCGCAAAGTCTTGTTGACTGGGCAGGCCACGCACACTGATACGATCAATGCGATTAACTCTGCGGGCATCGATCGCTATTTCGAAAAGCCTTGGCAAGCCAATCAGTTGATTGAGTGCGTAAGAAACCTCGTTACACAATACATCTTTGATATGGGGCTCGATTACACGCAATATCACGAGCACTTAGATCAAAACGTTGTGTTTGACCGCTTAAGATAG
- the scrG gene encoding regulatory protein ScrG: protein MYLNNAHDYFISLLQERPLISVASKARGEHVLTTIFDQQASDNDREFLKIVEERFIHIFDVFNEGLFYMDEFGTMVFYNQGFYEQLGINAGRINLDRWLDLVHPLDRERLSKRVDAHINTDNKRVTTTYRLRKPNGQYVWIEGVAMTKETEHGHYMVGSHRDISERKLMESYIHQVAFHDNASGMANRAHLLLDIEEHVCSTDTPTSICYIQINEIKSYLNQYGNELVNGLVEKLLQTLSHLPSPNCSVYRVHDDDFAILIQDDCSIDTLQAYAEMIKQTYHEAVVEEGQYLGSNISIGLYPCIDPAHSADEILRKAARTCQYASEQNKDRIAIYSQRTQHAVDRYFFIEQGLKSALEKQTLSVKFQPIINAKSSEVVSFESLVRWRSKEFGEIYPDEFIPVAENKGLIVELGYQVFAKACQFIKQYRERYQNEVRVNVNVSVLQLMNGEFPSRIKAMADEAGVAPQSIVLELTETFILDNNQTAMAPLNTLRELGFALSLDDFGSGYSSLNCFFDLPMTQIKIDKSMAWKTLTNHSSREYLKFLIAMCHENNIEVVIEGIEDAKMCDFFTQMGVDYLQGYWFSKPLSVASASRYSLNS from the coding sequence TTGTATCTTAATAATGCGCATGATTACTTCATTTCCCTGTTACAGGAACGCCCACTCATCTCTGTTGCCAGTAAGGCACGAGGAGAACATGTCTTGACCACCATTTTTGATCAACAGGCCTCAGACAATGATCGCGAGTTTCTCAAGATCGTCGAAGAACGCTTTATTCATATCTTTGATGTGTTCAACGAAGGCCTCTTCTACATGGACGAGTTTGGGACGATGGTTTTCTACAATCAGGGATTTTATGAGCAACTTGGAATCAATGCTGGACGCATCAACCTAGATCGTTGGTTGGATTTGGTGCATCCGTTGGATAGGGAAAGATTGTCCAAGCGCGTCGATGCCCACATTAATACCGACAATAAGCGCGTCACAACCACTTACCGCCTGCGCAAACCCAACGGGCAATACGTTTGGATTGAAGGCGTTGCGATGACCAAAGAAACTGAGCATGGCCATTATATGGTGGGTAGCCATCGCGACATTTCTGAACGTAAATTAATGGAAAGCTATATTCATCAAGTCGCGTTCCATGATAACGCCTCAGGTATGGCAAACCGCGCGCATTTGCTGCTTGATATTGAAGAACACGTCTGTTCGACAGACACGCCAACGTCGATTTGCTACATCCAAATCAATGAGATCAAATCCTATCTGAACCAGTACGGCAATGAACTGGTCAATGGTTTGGTGGAAAAGCTGCTGCAAACGCTCAGTCATCTGCCATCCCCTAACTGCTCAGTGTATCGTGTACATGATGACGATTTCGCAATTTTAATTCAGGACGATTGCTCAATAGACACGCTTCAAGCTTATGCCGAGATGATAAAACAAACCTATCACGAAGCCGTTGTAGAAGAAGGCCAGTATCTTGGCAGTAACATCAGCATTGGCTTGTACCCTTGTATCGACCCTGCTCACTCTGCTGATGAAATTTTGCGTAAAGCTGCAAGAACATGCCAATACGCCAGTGAACAAAATAAAGATAGGATTGCCATTTACAGCCAACGCACTCAACACGCGGTAGATCGTTACTTTTTTATCGAACAAGGTTTGAAAAGCGCACTAGAAAAGCAAACCTTGAGTGTGAAGTTTCAACCAATCATTAATGCAAAAAGCTCCGAAGTGGTGAGTTTTGAATCTCTCGTTCGTTGGCGTAGCAAAGAGTTTGGCGAAATTTATCCCGATGAGTTTATTCCCGTAGCCGAGAACAAAGGCTTGATCGTCGAGCTAGGCTATCAAGTGTTCGCGAAAGCTTGTCAGTTCATAAAACAATACCGTGAACGCTACCAAAATGAAGTAAGAGTGAACGTAAACGTCTCCGTTCTGCAGCTTATGAATGGTGAGTTTCCCTCAAGAATCAAAGCCATGGCTGACGAGGCTGGCGTCGCACCTCAGTCTATCGTGCTAGAGCTCACCGAAACATTCATTTTGGATAACAACCAAACGGCTATGGCCCCCTTAAACACGCTTCGTGAGTTGGGTTTTGCGTTGTCTTTGGATGACTTTGGTTCCGGGTACAGTTCTTTAAACTGCTTCTTTGATTTACCGATGACGCAGATAAAAATCGATAAATCGATGGCTTGGAAAACGCTGACAAACCACTCTTCGCGAGAGTACCTAAAGTTTTTGATTGCAATGTGCCACGAGAACAATATTGAGGTAGTGATTGAAGGCATTGAGGATGCGAAGATGTGCGACTTCTTTACTCAGATGGGCGTCGACTATTTACAAGGTTACTGGTTCTCAAAACCCTTATCTGTCGCAAGTGCTAGCCGATATTCATTGAATTCATAG